ACCGTTACAGCATAATGGTAGTTAATTTCGGACACGCCGGAGATGGAAACATCCACGTAAACTTTATGTATGAACCTCACGAAGAGGAAAGGGTCTTCAAAGCTGTAAGAGATCTTTTCAGGTTTACTATAGAAATAGGCGGTTCTGTATCTGGAGAACACGGAATAGGATTTATGAAGAAAGAGTTTTTGCCACTTGAAGTTGGAAAAGCTCTTGAGAAAATGATAGCTGTAAAAAAAGCTCTTGATCCAAATAACATAATGAATCCGGGTAAAATTTTTGACATTTAAGCCGATAAAAAATATATAAGTATTAAAGAGAACGGGGTGCTCAATGGATATAGCAACGCTTATAGGTCTTGCAGCAGCTTTCCTTCTGATTATCATAACTATTGTTCTTGGTGGAAGTGCCGGAGCATTTATAAACATTCCTTCTCTTCTTATTACTGTCGGTGGTGGCTTCTCTGCTGCCATGGCAGGATTCCCGATGGGAGAGTATATAGGCGGGCTAAAGGCATTCCTTAAAGCCCTTAACCCAGGCCTTCCCGACCCGATAGAAACAATAGATTTTCTTGTTGACATAGCAAAAAAAGCAAGAAAAGAGGGAATTCTGGCTCTTGAATCAAGCATTGATGAATTTTATTCCCGTGACCCATTTCTTGGAAATATCATGAGAATGCTTATAGACGGCCTTGATATGGAAGAGATAAACAGTAACGCTGAAGCTGCCATGGCACAGATAGAACAGAAACTGTCAACAGAAGCGGCTGTCTGGGAAACCCTTGGAGATCTTTTCCCGGCTTTCGGTATGATTGGAACACTTATAGGTCTTATCCAGATGCTTCAGAACCTTAGCGACCCGGCTGCTCTTGGTCCTGGTATGGCTGTTGCTATGATTACAACCCTTTACGGAGCTATCCTTGCAAACGTTCTTTGTATTCCGATAACAAAAAAACTGAAATATTATAAAGAACTTAACATGACATTTAAAGAAGCGTATCTTATGACCGCTGAAGCTATAGAAAAAGGAGCAAACCCAAACATCCTAAAACAGAAACTTGGTGGTCTTTTTGGTGTGGAACTTAAAGAGGAGTAATCCTTGAGAAAAAAGAAGCAGGAGTGTAAAAGCTTCCCGGCATGGCTTACAAGCTTTGGAGACCTAATGTCTCTTCTTCTTACTTTCTTTATTCTTCTTTATTCTATGAGTACAATTTCCCTTGAAAAGTTTGAACAGGTTATAAAGGGACTATCATCTGCTTTTGGTGGAGAGGTAATATTCCAGGAAGGTGGAATTCCTGAAGGAACGAACTTAAACATTCAGATGCCAAAAACTTATCCCAAAATGCGCTCCCGTAGAGAGATAGAAGAACAGATAGCAAAAATCCATAAAATGCTTCAACAAAAAGGATTGAAAGCAGAAGTAGCAAAATACGCTACAGAAATTAAAATAAGAATTAATACGAACAAACTCTTTCCTCCGGGAAGTGCCACACCATACAGAAGTGCTCTACCTGCTATAAAAGAGATGTGTGATAAGTTAAAAGCAATAAGTGTTCCCATAAGAATAGAAGGATATACGGACAGTATTCCTATAAAAACTAAAGAATTTCCTTCAAACTGGGAACTTTCAGCAGCAAGAGCAGTAGCAGTACTTAGAATCTTTGAAAAAGAAGGATATGATCCTAAACTGATGTCTGCAGCCGGTTTTGGTCCAACACACCCGATAGCTCCAAACACAACACCTGAAGGAAGGGAAAAAAACAGGCGTATAGAAATAGCTGTAGAACTACCTCAATAAGGAGAAACTGTGAGAAAGAAGAAGGATGAATGTAAAAGTTTTCCGGCATGGCTTACAAGTTTTAGTGACCTTATGTCACTTCTTCTTACATTTTTCATCCTTCTATATTCAATGAGCAGTCTTGATGTGTCAAAAGCTGCAAAGTTTCTGTCCTACTTTCAAGGAGAAAGGGCAAAATACTTTAAAAAGTTTTCAATTGTTAAACCAATCAAATTTTATACAAAAGACCTTGCAAAAAAGCTTGGAAAAATACTGGCAAGAACCCTGCCCATCTCTGGATATCAGATAGTGGTTACCAAGCAGTATGTTCTGCTAAGAATTTTTAACAGAGTGCTGTTTGAAAAAAACTCCTTTAATCTAACACCTGAAGCCAAGAAAGCCCTTGATGAAGTTGTGAAAACGATAAAAATGATAGACGGAAACTACACAATAAGAGTTGAAGGTCATACCGATATAGGAGAACCTAAAAAACCGATAGACGGCATTAAAGATTCCTGGGATTTATCCCTTAGAAGGGCCACTGCCGTTATAAGATATTTTATATCCAAAGGAATACCGCAGGATAGGCTTATGGCTGTAGGATACGGAGACACCCGTCCACTTTATACCTGGAACAATCCAATACTTAGAGCAAGAAACAGCAGGGTTGAAATATATATTCAGGTAGCGAAAGAGCGAAAAGATATTGAAAAACTGATAAAGGAAGAGCAGCAGAGGATTAAATACAGGGAAAAAGGAATCATCGTAAATGGGACAAACAAGACGGAATAAAAAATACCTTGCCCTTGATGTGGGATTTAAAAGAATCGGCGTTGCCACAAGTTTATCAGGAATAATAGCTTCTCCTTCAGGCATTATAGAGAGGAAAACCAACAGAGAGACTTTTTCTGAGATAGAAAGGCTGATAAAAAAATACGGTATAACCACCGTAATCATAGGACTTCCCTTAACATCAAACGGTAAAAAAACAAAAATGGCAGAGAAAATAGAGAAATTTGCAGAAAAACTTAAATCTTATCTTGAAAATAAAAAATTAAACATTGAAATTGTGTTTCAGGATGAGTATTTAACAACGGCAACAGCAGAAAATCTTGAAACACTTAAAAAAAGAAACAGAAAAGACGACATTGCGGCAGCCCTGATTCTTGAAGAGTTTTTATCAAACAGATCTACTTTTTGATAAGAACCTTATATTTTGGAAAGAAAATCTCAAGAGCAACTTCAAATTCACTGTTTATTTTCCAGCGTTTTAACTCAACCTCAAACTTTGTCGGCCTGTAAGGTTTAAAGAGTAAAGGCATTCCTGCTTCGTCAGGTAATTTGTCTCCTTTCTTCTGATTACAACTATCACACGCTGTAATAAGATTATCCCAGCTAAATTTACCACCTCTACTTTTCGGAATTATGTGATCTATTGTAGCTTCACTATCCTTAACAAGCTTACCACAATAAGCACAGGTAAAATTATCTCTTAAGAAAACTGCTCTCCTTGAAGGTGCAACTTTCTCCCAGTGTTTTGAAAGAATAGCTATCTTTATAACGAGAGGAGCAGGAATACTCCTATCAACCGCTTTTATAACTTTCGTTTCATAGTTTTGAATCACTTCCGCCTTACCTGAATAAACAAGAACAAAAGATTTAAAATGGGAAAAGATTGTGAAAGGACGATAAGTTATATCAAGCACCATACACGGATAGTATTTCACAATTTCCTCATAATTTAGTTTGTTTTTATTCTATTAAAAATTTGTTAAAGCTTTAAAAGCGATTGTTAAAGCTTAGACTATTTATCTCTTTTTACGACATATTTCTGATATAATTCCTTCAAGCTCAACCTCTGGAGGCATCAGTATGAAGCAATTTTCATATCCACTTTTTAAACTTGGAATTGTTGGTGGTGGCCAGCTTGGAAAGATGATGACACAGAAAGCCAAAAAGATGGGATTCCATGTTACCATACTTGACCCGACTCCCGAATCACCGGCAGGACAGGTGGCAGATAGACAGATTATAGGGAATTTCCACGATGAAAATAAGTTGGAAGAGCTTGCGCAAAACTGTGATGTAGTAACTTATGACCTTGAAAATGTTAACACTAAAGTGCTTAAAAGGCTATTTGATAAAGGATACAAAATCTTTCCATCTCCATATACCCTTGAAATAATTCAGGATAAATACATACAGAAGAAAACTCTGTCAAAAAACGGAATTCCCGTTCCTGAATACAAAGAGGTCATCTCCTGCGATGATCTAAAAGCATTCGGTTTTCCTGTAGTTCAGAAAACGAGAAAAGGTGGCTATGATGGTAGAGGCGTTTTCGTTCTAAAATCGGAAAAAGATATTGAAAACAGACTTGGAGGAGAAACTTTCATAGAGAAAATGGTTGATATAGAAAAAGAAATTTCTGTCCTGGTAGCAAGAAATATTAAAGGAGAAATCAAAACATATCCCGTTGTTGAGATGGTTTTTGATGAACGAGCAAATATCTGTGATACGGTAGTCGCACCTGCAAGAATAGAGGAGAAATTCTTAAAAGCAGCCAGAGAAATAGCAATAGAAACGGTCAGAGTTCTTGATGGTATCGGCGTTTTCGCCATGGAGATGTTCCTCACAAAAGAGGGAAAAATACTTGTTAATGAAGTAGCTCCTCGCCCTCACAACTCAGGACATCACACAATAGAAACCTGTTTAACCTGTCAGTTTGAACAACATATAAGAGCCATTACTGACCTTCCTCTTGGTTCTACCAAGCAGATAGTTCCAGCTGTTATGATAAATCTCTTAGGGGAAGCAGGTTATAAAGGAAAACCTGTAATAGAAGGACTTGAGGAGATTCTGTCCATCCCCGGTATCTCTTTTCACTTTTACTGTAAAAAAGAAACAAAACCTTTCAGAAAAATGGGACATGTAACAGTTGTTGACAAAAACATTGAAAAAGCAATTGAAAAAGCTGATATAGTTAAAAGAACTGTCAAAATTAAAGGGGAGGAAAAGATATGAAAAAACCTTTAGTTGGAATAATTATGGGGAGTGATTCAGACCTTCCAGTAATGAAAGAAGCAGCAAAAGTGCTTGACGAATTTGGAATAGATTATGAGCTGACAATAGTTTCAGCCCATAGAACACCTGAAAGACTTTTTGATTATGCCAAAACTGCTGAAGATAAAGGACTTGAGATTATAATAGCCGGGGCAGGTGGTGCGGCACATCTACCTGGGATGGTAGCATCAATAACACCGCTACCTGTTATAGGTGTTCCTGTAAAAACATCTACATTAAACGGTATAGATTCTTTGCTATCAATAGTCCAGATGCCAGGCGGTGTTCCTGTAGCAACCGTAGCAATAAACAACGCAAAAAATGCAGGCCTTTTAGCAGTGCAAATTTTAGGGAACAAGTATCCTGAAATAAGAGAAAAGGTGAAAAAGTATAAATCTTCAATGAAGAGTCAGGTTGAAGCTAAAGCCCAGACCCTTGAAAAAATAGGTTATGTAGAATACCTGAAACAGATGGAAAAAAAATTAAAAAATTGCTGTTAAAAATGTTACCGCTCCAAGAACAACACCTGGAAGATTGCAAACAATAATAGGCCAATCCTTCTTCTCTTTTAAATAACCATACATTATCCAGGAGATACAGTTGACAACGGTAACAGCTGGAAGAACCGCTGAACCTTTCTGGCCAGAAAGGTTCAGCTTTATCTGGTCTATATAAGAAACATACATTGTAATTGCCATAAGAGAGGCAAACCAGCCAATCCTATCAACAAACTTTTGCTCCATTACCTAACCTTTCTTTTTAGCCATTCTCTTTCTTTCGCTTATATCAAGGTATCTTTTTCTTATCCTGATATTTTCAGGAGTAACTTCTACAAGTTCATCTTCTTCTATCCACTCAAGTGCCTTTTCAAGGGTCATTTCAACAGGTGGAACAAGTTTTATAGCATCATCGCTACCGGCAGCTCTAACATTTGTAAGCTTTTTACCCTTTATAGGATTAACATCTATATCACCACTTCTGCTGTGCTCACCTATAACCATACCGGTATAAACCTTATCTCCCGGTTTAATAAACAGTTTACCTCTTTCCTGAAGATTATAAAGTGCATAACTTGCTGCTTCTCCGTCAGCCATTGAAACCATAGCTCCATTGCTTCTTCTATATGGAATCCCTTTAAACTCCCTATACTCAAGAAATGAACTGTTCATTATCCCCTCACCCTTTGTGTCGGTAAGAAATTCACTTCTATAACCGATTAAACCGCGGGAAGGTATCTCAAACTCCACCCTTGTCCTACCATTTCCCATAGGCATCATTGAAACCATCTCCGCCTTTCTCTTTCCAAGCTTTTCAATCACCGTTCCAACAAATTCATCAGGGATATCAACGACAAGAAGTTCAAAAGGTTCAAGGTGCTTACCGTTTTCTTCCTTCACTATTACCTGTGGCCTGCTTATGGAAAACTCATACCCTTCCCTTCTTAAATTCTCTGCAAGTATTGAAATCTGAAGCTCACCACGTCCGGATACCTTAAACTTCCCTTCACCTATCTCTTCAAATTTCATGGCTATATTTGTTCTTGATTCTTTAACAAGTCTATCTTTAAGCTTCGTTGCAGTTACATGTTTTCCTTCTGTTCCAGCAAGCGGGGAATCGTTAACACTTAAGAAAACACTTAACGTTGGTTCTTCAATATGCAAAGGTTCAAGAGGTTCAGGATGTTCCACATCAGCTACAGTATCTCCAATATCAACCGTCTCAAAACCTGCAAACGCTACAATATCTCCGCAAAAAGCTTCATCTATCTCAATTCTGTCAAGCCCTTTAAAACCTATAAGTTTGGTTATTCTTCCATTTACAGTTTCTCCATTCTTTTTAAGAAGAATAACATTTTGCCCTTTCCTTACCTTACCATTGAAAATTCTCGCAATGGCAATCCTTCCCACATAGTTATCGTAATCAAGGGTAAAAGCCTGCATCTGTAAAGGAGCATCCACGCTTCCTGAAGGAGAAGGCACATGGGAGATTATCGTTTCAAAAAGGGGCTTTAAATCAACATTGGCATCTTCAAGATGATATTTTGCATAACCGTCCCTTGCCGCAGCATAAAGAACGGGAAAATCAAGCTGCTCATCAGATGCCCCAAGATTTACAAAAAGGTCAAAAACCTCATCAACCACTCTATCAGGCTCAGCTGCTGGTTTATCAATTTTGTTAACCACAACTATCGGTTTCAGACCAAGAGATAAAGCTTTTTTAACAACAAACTTTGTCTGAGGCATAACCCCTTCCTGAGCATCAACAAGAAGAAGAACTCCATCAACCATTTTTAAAACACGCTCAACCTCACCCCCAAAATCGGAGTGTCCGGGTGTATCTATAATGTTTATCTTATAATCTCCGTAATAGATAGCAGTATTTTTTGAAAGAATTGTAATACCTCTTTCTTTCTCTATATCGTTTGAGTCCATAACCCTTTCACCAAAATCTTTCCTCTCATTTAAAGTTCCACTTTGTTTTAAAAGTCCGTCAACAAGAGTTGTTTTTCCATGGTCAACGTGGGCAATAACTGCGATGTTTCTTATTTCCATAATATTCCTTCCCAATTTTTAGATTTTGAAAGGCTAAATATACACAGGAAAAGTTAGAAGTCAAATAGTATAATTTCTTTAAAATATAAAACACAGGAGAGAGGTATGTTTAAGCTACCTGAACACATAAAACAGGTTCACGTTTACGAACCGGGAAAACCGATAGAAGAACTTGAAAAAGAGCTTGGAATCAAAAATATCGTTAAACTTGCTTCAAACGAAAATCCCCTCGGCCCATCACCAAAAGGTGTCCAGGCAATAATTGAAGATTTAAAAAACCTTCACAGATATCCTGATGGCAACTCCTACTATTTAAAAAACGCACTTGCAAAGCACCTTAATGTTAAACCGGAAAACATATTTGTAGGACTTGGCTCAAACGAAGCACTTGATATTATTTCAAGAGCCTATCTTCGCCCTGGAGTTAACGCAGTCTATAGTGAAAAATCTTTCGCAGTTTACCCTATAGTTGTCCAGCTTGCAGGAGCAGAACATAAAGTTGTCAAAGTAAAAGATAACTACTATATGGATTTAAAAGCTCACCTTGATGCAATAGATGATAAAACCGCTGTTGTCTTTCTTGCAAACCCAAACAACCCAACAGGTACAGCTTTCTCTAAAAAGGAGTTTGAGGAATTTTTAAAAGAGTTCCCAGATGATGTTCTTCTTGTTCTTGATGAAGCATACTACGAATATGCTGTAGGGGCAGGTTTTGATATTGAAAACGGTGTAGAGTATATTTATGAAAAAAACATGCTTGTAACAAGAACATTTTCCAAAATATACGGTCTTGCCGGTCTTAGACTGGGATACGCAGTTGCAAACGAAGAGATAATTGCAGACATGAACAGAATCAGACAACCTTTCAACGTAACAAGACCGGCACAGGTTGCAGGTGTTGCAGCTCTTGAAGACAAAATGTTTATAAAACAGTCTCAAGTTGTAAACGAAGAAGGGAAAAAGTATCTTTACAAAGAGTTTGAAAAACTGGGCCTTAAGTATGTTCCTACATTTGCAAATTTTATTCTTGTTGATACCGGTTTTCCTACAAGAGAAGTGTTTAAACGTTTACTTCACAAAGGTGTTATTGTCAGAGCAATGGACGGATACGGATTCCCAACCTGTATAAGAGTAACCATAGGAACGATGAAAGAAAACATAGTGTTTATTGACAAATTAAGAGAAGTTATTGAAGAACTTAAAGATGAAAAAATAGGAGGATAAATATGGATTATCACGTAAAAGATTTATCTCTTGCCGATAAGGGAAAAGACAGAATTGAATGGGCAGAAATGGACATGCCCGTTTTAAGAAAAGAGATAAAGGAAAGATTCTTAAAAGAACAACCTTTAAAAGGGATAAAACTTGGTGTCTGTCTTCATGTAACAACCGAAACAGCAAACCTTGTAAGAACGCTAAAAGATGGAGGAGCGGAAGTTTACCTTTGTGCGTGCAATCCTTTGTCAACTCAAGATGATGTAGCAGCTGCTCTTGTAAAACACTACGATATTCCAGTATTTGCCATAAAAGGTGAAGATGAAAAAACTTACTACGAACATATAAAAACCGTCCTTTCAAAAGAACCTGACATAACAATGGATGATGGAGCTGACCTTATATCAACTCTTCATAAAGAATATCCTGAACTTGTAGAAAAAGTGATAGGCGGAACAGAGGAAACAACAACAGGTGTCATAAGACTGAAAGCTATGGCAAAAGATGGAGTTCTAAAATATCCTGTAATAGCTGTTAATGAAGCTCTTACAAAACACCTTTTTGACAACAGATATGGAACGGGACAATCAACTATTGACGGAATATTAAGAGCCACGAACAGGCTTCTTGCAGGCTCTGTGTTTGTTGTAGCAGGATATGGATGGTGTGGAAAGGGGCTTGCAATGAGAGCAGCAGGTATGGGAGCCGAAGTAATAGTTACAGAAGTTGACCCTATAAAAGCTATTGAAGCAAGAATGGACGGTTTCAGAGTAATGCCGATGAGTGAAGCTGCGAAAATTGGAGATATATTCTGCACTGTTACCGGGAACATCCACGTAATAAGGGAAGAACACTTTAACCTTATGAAAGACGGAGCTATAGTTTCCAACTCTGGCCATTTTAATGTGGAAATAGATGTTGCAGCCCTTGAAGAAATGGCAGTTAAAAAAAGAAGGGTAAGAGATTTTGTGGATGAATATGTTATGGAAGATGGAAGAAGAATTTACCTCTTAGGCGAAGGGAGACTTGTTAACCTTGCTGCAGCAGAAGGACATCCGGCATCTGTAATGGATATGAGCTTTGCAAATCAAGCTCTTTCAGCTGAATATATTGTGAAGGAAGGGAAAAATCTAAAACCTAATGTTTATGTTGTACCAGGACATATTGACAATAAAGTTGCAGAGCTAAAACTTAAAGCTATGGGAATAGAAATAGATAAACTTACACCAGAACAAATTGAGTACCTTAATTCCTGGGATGTGGGAACATAAAACTTATGAGGAGGTAGAACATGAGAAAGATTTTAGCAGCATTAACTCTGGTAGCCCTTTCGGCAGTCAGTGCAAACGCCCTTCCACTTTTTAAAGTGGAAGCAGGAGCAGGTATGGTAAAACAAAGTCCTTCAGGATGGATAAACTATCAAGGAACAGATGTTGACATTAAAGATGACCTGCAAATCGCAGATGAAACCAAACCTTTTGGCTGGGTAAGAATAGAGCATCCCATTCCTCTGATACCTAACCTTAAAGTTGAAGCTACAAAGTTTGACTTTTCAGGCTCTGGAACAATAACAAAAACCTTCACATTTGGAGGACAAACTTTTACAGCAAGTTCAAACATAGACAGTGAATTAAGAATGGACCAGTATGACCTGACTATTTACTGGGGAGTACCGTTTTTAGGACTTGCGACCCTTGGAACCACTCATGTAAACTTTGGTCTTACAGTAAAATATATTGATGGCTATGCCTGTGTTAAAACAGCTACACAGGAAGCTTCAACAGATTTTCAGGTTCCAGTGCCCATGGGATTTCTTGAGGGAGGATTCGGAATCGGTCCTGTTTCCACAAATGCAGATATCAAATGGATAGGCTACGGTGGAAGTCAGTTTTTTGATGCAAAAGCTGAAATAAGATACTCTCCTATTCCGCTCATGTTCATTGGCGCTGGTTATAGATATGAAAAACTTAAAATTGATGATATAGAAGATATTTCTTCAGATATAACAATAAAAGGGCCATACCTTGAAGCTGGTATAAGTTTCTAAATTCAAACAAGAGGGAGGATATCCTCCCTTTCATCTAAAGTTTAATTTAATAAGTTACTTTTTTAGGAAGTTTTTTTGCTTCCTCTACCCATTTGGCAACCTTGTTTACCCCTGGCAATTGACGAACAAGCTTTTTCTCTTTATTAACCTCTACAATTTTTTCATAAAGATTTTCAGGATTTCTTCGGGAAAGTTCAGGAACTGTATCAACCCCGGCAGCTTCAAGAAGATCTGCATACTCTTCCCCAATTCCTCTAACTCTCATCAAATCCGCCTTATTCACCCATTTAAGAACAACTTTAGATGAAATCCCTATTTTTTCTGCTATTTCTTCTCTTCCTTTAGAAGTAGCCCCTTTCTCAAGAAGCTCTTCAACGGTTGAAATGCCAATTGATTTGAGCTTTTCTGCGTAACTTTTACCTATACCTTCAATTTGTCTGATATCTTTCGGCATAACTTCCCCCTTTTTTGGTTTTTATATTCAAAAATTAAGAAAATTTTAAAAA
This sequence is a window from Desulfurobacterium atlanticum. Protein-coding genes within it:
- a CDS encoding motility protein A, which produces MDIATLIGLAAAFLLIIITIVLGGSAGAFINIPSLLITVGGGFSAAMAGFPMGEYIGGLKAFLKALNPGLPDPIETIDFLVDIAKKARKEGILALESSIDEFYSRDPFLGNIMRMLIDGLDMEEINSNAEAAMAQIEQKLSTEAAVWETLGDLFPAFGMIGTLIGLIQMLQNLSDPAALGPGMAVAMITTLYGAILANVLCIPITKKLKYYKELNMTFKEAYLMTAEAIEKGANPNILKQKLGGLFGVELKEE
- a CDS encoding OmpA/MotB family protein, encoding MRKKKQECKSFPAWLTSFGDLMSLLLTFFILLYSMSTISLEKFEQVIKGLSSAFGGEVIFQEGGIPEGTNLNIQMPKTYPKMRSRREIEEQIAKIHKMLQQKGLKAEVAKYATEIKIRINTNKLFPPGSATPYRSALPAIKEMCDKLKAISVPIRIEGYTDSIPIKTKEFPSNWELSAARAVAVLRIFEKEGYDPKLMSAAGFGPTHPIAPNTTPEGREKNRRIEIAVELPQ
- a CDS encoding OmpA/MotB family protein, encoding MRKKKDECKSFPAWLTSFSDLMSLLLTFFILLYSMSSLDVSKAAKFLSYFQGERAKYFKKFSIVKPIKFYTKDLAKKLGKILARTLPISGYQIVVTKQYVLLRIFNRVLFEKNSFNLTPEAKKALDEVVKTIKMIDGNYTIRVEGHTDIGEPKKPIDGIKDSWDLSLRRATAVIRYFISKGIPQDRLMAVGYGDTRPLYTWNNPILRARNSRVEIYIQVAKERKDIEKLIKEEQQRIKYREKGIIVNGTNKTE
- the ruvX gene encoding Holliday junction resolvase RuvX, with the translated sequence MGQTRRNKKYLALDVGFKRIGVATSLSGIIASPSGIIERKTNRETFSEIERLIKKYGITTVIIGLPLTSNGKKTKMAEKIEKFAEKLKSYLENKKLNIEIVFQDEYLTTATAENLETLKKRNRKDDIAAALILEEFLSNRSTF
- a CDS encoding HNH endonuclease translates to MKYYPCMVLDITYRPFTIFSHFKSFVLVYSGKAEVIQNYETKVIKAVDRSIPAPLVIKIAILSKHWEKVAPSRRAVFLRDNFTCAYCGKLVKDSEATIDHIIPKSRGGKFSWDNLITACDSCNQKKGDKLPDEAGMPLLFKPYRPTKFEVELKRWKINSEFEVALEIFFPKYKVLIKK
- a CDS encoding 5-(carboxyamino)imidazole ribonucleotide synthase codes for the protein MKQFSYPLFKLGIVGGGQLGKMMTQKAKKMGFHVTILDPTPESPAGQVADRQIIGNFHDENKLEELAQNCDVVTYDLENVNTKVLKRLFDKGYKIFPSPYTLEIIQDKYIQKKTLSKNGIPVPEYKEVISCDDLKAFGFPVVQKTRKGGYDGRGVFVLKSEKDIENRLGGETFIEKMVDIEKEISVLVARNIKGEIKTYPVVEMVFDERANICDTVVAPARIEEKFLKAAREIAIETVRVLDGIGVFAMEMFLTKEGKILVNEVAPRPHNSGHHTIETCLTCQFEQHIRAITDLPLGSTKQIVPAVMINLLGEAGYKGKPVIEGLEEILSIPGISFHFYCKKETKPFRKMGHVTVVDKNIEKAIEKADIVKRTVKIKGEEKI
- the purE gene encoding 5-(carboxyamino)imidazole ribonucleotide mutase, with amino-acid sequence MKKPLVGIIMGSDSDLPVMKEAAKVLDEFGIDYELTIVSAHRTPERLFDYAKTAEDKGLEIIIAGAGGAAHLPGMVASITPLPVIGVPVKTSTLNGIDSLLSIVQMPGGVPVATVAINNAKNAGLLAVQILGNKYPEIREKVKKYKSSMKSQVEAKAQTLEKIGYVEYLKQMEKKLKNCC
- a CDS encoding SemiSWEET family transporter translates to MEQKFVDRIGWFASLMAITMYVSYIDQIKLNLSGQKGSAVLPAVTVVNCISWIMYGYLKEKKDWPIIVCNLPGVVLGAVTFLTAIF
- the typA gene encoding translational GTPase TypA; translation: MMEIRNIAVIAHVDHGKTTLVDGLLKQSGTLNERKDFGERVMDSNDIEKERGITILSKNTAIYYGDYKINIIDTPGHSDFGGEVERVLKMVDGVLLLVDAQEGVMPQTKFVVKKALSLGLKPIVVVNKIDKPAAEPDRVVDEVFDLFVNLGASDEQLDFPVLYAAARDGYAKYHLEDANVDLKPLFETIISHVPSPSGSVDAPLQMQAFTLDYDNYVGRIAIARIFNGKVRKGQNVILLKKNGETVNGRITKLIGFKGLDRIEIDEAFCGDIVAFAGFETVDIGDTVADVEHPEPLEPLHIEEPTLSVFLSVNDSPLAGTEGKHVTATKLKDRLVKESRTNIAMKFEEIGEGKFKVSGRGELQISILAENLRREGYEFSISRPQVIVKEENGKHLEPFELLVVDIPDEFVGTVIEKLGKRKAEMVSMMPMGNGRTRVEFEIPSRGLIGYRSEFLTDTKGEGIMNSSFLEYREFKGIPYRRSNGAMVSMADGEAASYALYNLQERGKLFIKPGDKVYTGMVIGEHSRSGDIDVNPIKGKKLTNVRAAGSDDAIKLVPPVEMTLEKALEWIEEDELVEVTPENIRIRKRYLDISERKRMAKKKG
- the hisC gene encoding histidinol-phosphate transaminase, which codes for MFKLPEHIKQVHVYEPGKPIEELEKELGIKNIVKLASNENPLGPSPKGVQAIIEDLKNLHRYPDGNSYYLKNALAKHLNVKPENIFVGLGSNEALDIISRAYLRPGVNAVYSEKSFAVYPIVVQLAGAEHKVVKVKDNYYMDLKAHLDAIDDKTAVVFLANPNNPTGTAFSKKEFEEFLKEFPDDVLLVLDEAYYEYAVGAGFDIENGVEYIYEKNMLVTRTFSKIYGLAGLRLGYAVANEEIIADMNRIRQPFNVTRPAQVAGVAALEDKMFIKQSQVVNEEGKKYLYKEFEKLGLKYVPTFANFILVDTGFPTREVFKRLLHKGVIVRAMDGYGFPTCIRVTIGTMKENIVFIDKLREVIEELKDEKIGG
- the ahcY gene encoding adenosylhomocysteinase → MDYHVKDLSLADKGKDRIEWAEMDMPVLRKEIKERFLKEQPLKGIKLGVCLHVTTETANLVRTLKDGGAEVYLCACNPLSTQDDVAAALVKHYDIPVFAIKGEDEKTYYEHIKTVLSKEPDITMDDGADLISTLHKEYPELVEKVIGGTEETTTGVIRLKAMAKDGVLKYPVIAVNEALTKHLFDNRYGTGQSTIDGILRATNRLLAGSVFVVAGYGWCGKGLAMRAAGMGAEVIVTEVDPIKAIEARMDGFRVMPMSEAAKIGDIFCTVTGNIHVIREEHFNLMKDGAIVSNSGHFNVEIDVAALEEMAVKKRRVRDFVDEYVMEDGRRIYLLGEGRLVNLAAAEGHPASVMDMSFANQALSAEYIVKEGKNLKPNVYVVPGHIDNKVAELKLKAMGIEIDKLTPEQIEYLNSWDVGT
- a CDS encoding TIGR04219 family outer membrane beta-barrel protein — translated: MRKILAALTLVALSAVSANALPLFKVEAGAGMVKQSPSGWINYQGTDVDIKDDLQIADETKPFGWVRIEHPIPLIPNLKVEATKFDFSGSGTITKTFTFGGQTFTASSNIDSELRMDQYDLTIYWGVPFLGLATLGTTHVNFGLTVKYIDGYACVKTATQEASTDFQVPVPMGFLEGGFGIGPVSTNADIKWIGYGGSQFFDAKAEIRYSPIPLMFIGAGYRYEKLKIDDIEDISSDITIKGPYLEAGISF
- a CDS encoding DUF4332 domain-containing protein, encoding MPKDIRQIEGIGKSYAEKLKSIGISTVEELLEKGATSKGREEIAEKIGISSKVVLKWVNKADLMRVRGIGEEYADLLEAAGVDTVPELSRRNPENLYEKIVEVNKEKKLVRQLPGVNKVAKWVEEAKKLPKKVTY